Proteins encoded in a region of the Isosphaeraceae bacterium EP7 genome:
- the ribH gene encoding 6,7-dimethyl-8-ribityllumazine synthase, which produces MPLFQGDFSPPAGRFAIVVARFNSLVTEALLAGCRDGFERHGVSADRVDVAYVPGSFEIPLVARKLAEGGKYAAVVCLGAVIRGETGHYDHVAGGVTSGLMQASLATGVPIIFGVLTTDTVEQALNRSGLKSGNKGQESALAAIEMVNLLASISGG; this is translated from the coding sequence ATGCCGCTGTTCCAGGGCGATTTCTCGCCACCCGCCGGGCGATTCGCCATCGTGGTCGCCCGGTTCAATAGCCTCGTGACCGAGGCCTTGCTCGCCGGATGCCGCGACGGCTTCGAGCGCCACGGCGTCTCGGCCGACCGTGTCGACGTGGCCTATGTACCCGGTTCATTCGAGATCCCATTGGTCGCGCGCAAGCTGGCCGAGGGGGGGAAGTACGCGGCGGTGGTCTGCCTGGGGGCCGTGATTCGCGGCGAGACGGGTCATTATGATCACGTCGCCGGGGGGGTCACCTCGGGCCTGATGCAGGCGTCGCTGGCGACCGGGGTGCCGATCATCTTCGGCGTGCTGACGACCGACACCGTCGAGCAGGCGCTCAACCGTTCGGGCCTGAAGTCGGGCAACAAGGGGCAGGAGTCGGCCCTGGCCGCGATCGAGATGGTCAACCTGCTGGCCTCGATTTCCGGGGGCTGA